Part of the Schaalia odontolytica genome is shown below.
CGGCGGAGCGCATCCGCGCCGAGCTCGAACGCCTCATCATCTCGCCCTACCCGCGTCGCGGCATCGAGCTAATGGTCCACACGGGCGTCGCAGACATCGTCCTGCCCGAGGTTGCCGCCCTCGTGTCCACGGTTGACGAACACAAGCGCCACAAGGACGTCTACGAGCACACGCTCACCGTCGTCGAACAGGCCATCGACTTAGAGACCGGACCCGACGGGCCTGTCCCCGCCCCGGACTTCGTTCTGCGTTTCGCGGCCCTCATGCACGACGTCGGCAAGCCCGCCACCCGTCGCTTCGAAGCCAACGGGTCGGTGTCCTTCCACCACCACGAGATCGTCGGCGCGAAGATGACCCGCAAGCGGATGAAGGCCCTGCACTTCGACAAGGCGACCATCGAGGCCGTCTCGACGTTGGTCGCCCTTCACCTGCGCTTCCACGGCTACGGGGAGGCCGCCTGGTCGGACTCCGCCGTGCGGCGCTACGTCGCGGACGCTGGAGACCTTTTGGAGAGGCTGCATCGCCTCACGCGCGCCGACTGCACGACGCGTAACCGCCGCAAGGCCGCCTACCTGTCCGCGGCCTACGACGACCTCGAGGCGCGCATCGCTGCCCTGCGCGAGCAGGAGGAGCTGGACGCGATCCGCCCCGACCTCGACGGTGACCAGATCATGGAGATCCTGGGCCTGCGGCCCTCCCGCGCCGTCAAGATCGCCCGCGACTACCTGCTGGAGCTACGCATGGAGCGCGGCCCCCTCGGCGAGGAGGACGCGCGCGAGGCCCTGCTCCACTGGTGGGCGTCGGAGGACGTGCGCGCGCTGGCCGAGGAGTACCAGGCGCAGCAGGCTCGCTGGGAGGAGAAGGTCGCGCAGAAGAAGGCGCGCAAGGCGGCGGCGAAGGCCGCGCGCGAGGCCCAGTAGGGGCCGCTCGCGGCGCATTCGCGCGACCATCCTCACGCCTGCGCGCGGTGCACCCCTCGGTGCCCCGCCGTAGGCTGGTGACAACCAAACGAATCCTAAGGAGGCTCTCCCGATGAGCACGTTTACCCCCGAGAAGGCGTCGGCCGACATCGGCGTGTACGGACTGGGCGTGATGGGAGCGAACCTGGCGCGCAACCTGGCCCGCAACGGCTACGCGACAGCCGTCTTCAACCGCACCCCCGCCCGCACCGACAAGCTCATGGCCGAGCACGGCGAGGAGGCGACCTTCGTTCCCTCCTCGACCCTGGAGGACTTCGTCGCATCCTTGCGCGCACCCCGCGTGGCCATCATCATGGTGCAGGCGGGTCCCGCGACGGATGCCGTCACGGAACAGCTCGCCGCGCTCATGGACGAGGGCGACATCATCGTCGACTGCGGCAACTCGCTGTTCGCCGACACGATCCGCCGCGAGAAGTGGGCGGCCGAGCGCGGCCTGCACTTCGTGGGCGCAGGCGTCTCCGGCGGCGAGGAGGGCGCCCTGTGGGGGCCGTCCATCATGCCGGGAGGGACCCGGGCCTCCTACGAACGCCTCGGCCCCATGTTCGAGGCGATCTCCGCCACCTACGACGGCGTCCCCTGCTGCACGTACATCGGGGCCAACGGCGCGGGCCACTTCGTCAAGATGGTCCACAACGGCATCGAGTACGCCGACATGCAGGTGATCGCCGAGGCGTACACCCTCCTGCGCGAGGGCCTGGGGGCCACTCCCGCCCAGATCGCGGATATTTTCGCGGCCTGGAACGAGGGCGAGCTCAACTCCTACCTCATCGAGATCACGGCCGAGGTCCTACGCCAGGTGGACGCGTCCACGGGGGTGCCCCTCGTCGATCTCATCGTCGACGCGGCCTCGCAGAAGGGGACCGGCAAGTGGACGGTTCAGACCGCCCTGGATCTGGCGGTCCCCGTGACCGCGATCGGCGAGGCGACGTTCGCGCGCGGCGCCTCCTGTGAACCCGCTCAGCGTGCGGCCGGGCAGAAGCTCGCCGGCAACGCCACGCCCCTCGTCATCGAGACGGACGAGGCCCGGGCCGCGTTCGTGGAGGACGTGCGACGCGCCCTCTTCGCCTCCAAGATCGTCGCCTACTCGCAGGGCTTCGACGAGATCGAGGCGGGGGCGGCCGAGTACGGCTGGGACATCGACAAGGGGGCCTTGGCCCGCATCTGGCGCGCCGGCTGCATCATCCGCGCGGCCTTCCTTGATGACATCACGCGCGCCTACGAGGCCGATCCCTCCCTGCCGCTCCTGCTGGCCGCCGAGCCTTTCGCGACCCGCTTCCAGGAGTGCACGCCCGCGCTGCGTCGCATCGTCTCCCAGGCCGCGCTGGCCGGAGTCCCGATTCCGGTGTTCGCGTCCTCGCTGGCGTACTTCGATCAGATTCGCGCGACGCGCCTTCCGGCGGCCCTCATCCAGGGTCAGCGGGACTTCTTCGGCTCCCACACGTACCGCCGCATCGACAGGGAAGGTGTCTTCCACACGCGATGGGCCGAGCCTGGCCGCCCCGAGGAGCAGTGGTCCTGAGCGTCGGGACGCGCGGGACATCGCACGGGGGGTGGGCGAGCGGCTGCGCACCCACTCCCTGTGTCGCAGCACATACTTTGGGGATCTTCCCGCAAACACGGTTACGCTAGGGGTACAACCTTATCCGCTGAAAGGGCGAACACGTGGCGACTCACAACGGACATACGGACTGGAACGACATCGTCGGGTCGGAAGGATCAGGCGCGTCGGGGCAGGGCCACCTGCCCAAGCGGCGTTCGGTGCGCTCCGCTCCGGGGTCGCGCGCATCCAGGAAGGCCGCGGCCGCCCCGTCCGATGCCAAGAAGGGGCCCGCAAAGAAGAAGAGGCGCTGGCCCAAGCGCATTGGCTTCACGATCCTCACCCTCATTCTGGGTGCCTTCATCGCCGGTATGGGTGTCTTCCTGTACCTCTACAACACCCTGGCCGTGCCGGCCCCCGACGACCTGGCTCTGGCTCAGAAGACCACGGTGTACTACGCGGACGGCACGACGGAGATCGGGACCCTGGGCGACATCAACCGCCAGATTATCGACACGTCGACGCTGCCCGACTACGTCTCCAAGGCGATCGTCGCTTCCGAGGACCGCACGTTCTACACGAACTCGGGCGTGAACCTGAAGGGTATCGCCCGCGCCCTCATCAACAACCTGCGGGGCGGCGCGCGCCAGGGTGGCTCAACGCTCACCCAGCAGTATGTCGAGCGCTATTACATCGGTGAAACCACGTCGTATAGCGGCAAGCTCAAGGAAGCCGTCCTGGCGATCAAGATCAACCGAGAGAAGTCCAAGGACGAGGTCATCGGCGCCTACATGAACACCATTTACTTCGGGCGCGGCGCTTATGGAATCGACGCGGCCGCCCATGCGTATTTCGGGCATCCGGCGAAGGACCTGACCCTGTCTGAGGCCGCGATGATCGCGGGCATCATCCCCGCGCCGTCGGCATGGGATCCCGCTATCAGCCCCGAGAAGGCGAAAGAGCGGTGGGAGAGGGTCCTGGGCCTGATGGTGGAGGACGGCTGGATCTCGCAGGCCGAGGCGAATGCGGCGGTGTTCCCCGAGACGATCGACCCGGAGACCCTCAACAGGGAATCCATGACCGGCACGAACGGCTACCTGATGGCCCAGGTGAGGTCGGAGCTGATCAAGTCCGGCCAGTTCGATGAGGATAAGATCAGCCAGGGTGGCCTGCGCATCACCTCCACGATCGTCAAGGAGCACCAGGAGCAGGCCGTTGCCGCCGCCGAGGGCATGAACGAGGTGCGCGGATGGGATCCGACCCACCAGCACGTCGCCCTGTCGTCCCTGGATCCGGCCACCGGCGAGATCCTTGCGGAGTACGCGGGCGCCGACTACCTGGCGCGCCAGCAGAACGCCGTCACTCAGGACATCGCGATGGCCGGATCGGCGTTCAAGCCCTTTGCGCTGCTGGCCAACGCTCGCCTGGATGGATCGGTCTACGACACGTACTCGGGTAAGTCTCCGCAGTACTTCCCGGGCATGAGCGTGCCGGTCTCCAACGACGGCGGCTACTCGTTTGGGAACGTGACGCTCGTGCGTGCCACCGAGTACTCGATGAACACGGCGTACGTCGCGCTGAACCTGGATGTGGGTCCGCAGAGGACCCTCGAGGCTGCCGTCGATGCCGGTATTCCCGAGGACACCCTGGGCCTGAACGACGAGCTTCTCAACGTCCTGGGGTCGGCCTCTCCGCACAACATCGACCTGGCGACCGCGTATTCGACGATTGCCAACGGCGGAGAGCGCGTGAATGCGCACATCGTGAAGAAGGTGGAGGACTCGCGCGGCAAGCTTCTGTACAGCGGGGACGTGACGCCCAAGCGCATGTTCGACGTGGAGGAGGTCTCCTCGATCATGCCGGCACTCGAGGCGGTGACCGGCGGCGACGGGACGGCCAGCAACGTCGATCGCTCCATTCCGCGCCTGACGACCGCGGGCAAGACCGGGACCTCGTCGGATCAGCTGTCGGCGCAGTTCATCGGCTTCGTTCCCGGCATGGTGACCGCCGTGTCGATGTACCAGTCGGACGACGACGGCAAC
Proteins encoded:
- a CDS encoding CCA tRNA nucleotidyltransferase, whose protein sequence is MANATRTFAALPPAIMELGTIFRDAGEELALVGGPVRDAFLGVTPHDFDMATSARPERTEELLSRWGNATWDIGKEFGTIGGRRGDVVVEVTTYRTDEYEIGSRKPEVTFGDTLEGDLTRRDFTVNAMAMRLPQMALVDPCAGLTDLAAGNLRTPVSAEQSFDDDPLRIMRAARFSAQLGLDVDEDVMNAMETMASRLEIVSAERIRAELERLIISPYPRRGIELMVHTGVADIVLPEVAALVSTVDEHKRHKDVYEHTLTVVEQAIDLETGPDGPVPAPDFVLRFAALMHDVGKPATRRFEANGSVSFHHHEIVGAKMTRKRMKALHFDKATIEAVSTLVALHLRFHGYGEAAWSDSAVRRYVADAGDLLERLHRLTRADCTTRNRRKAAYLSAAYDDLEARIAALREQEELDAIRPDLDGDQIMEILGLRPSRAVKIARDYLLELRMERGPLGEEDAREALLHWWASEDVRALAEEYQAQQARWEEKVAQKKARKAAAKAAREAQ
- the gndA gene encoding NADP-dependent phosphogluconate dehydrogenase, translating into MSTFTPEKASADIGVYGLGVMGANLARNLARNGYATAVFNRTPARTDKLMAEHGEEATFVPSSTLEDFVASLRAPRVAIIMVQAGPATDAVTEQLAALMDEGDIIVDCGNSLFADTIRREKWAAERGLHFVGAGVSGGEEGALWGPSIMPGGTRASYERLGPMFEAISATYDGVPCCTYIGANGAGHFVKMVHNGIEYADMQVIAEAYTLLREGLGATPAQIADIFAAWNEGELNSYLIEITAEVLRQVDASTGVPLVDLIVDAASQKGTGKWTVQTALDLAVPVTAIGEATFARGASCEPAQRAAGQKLAGNATPLVIETDEARAAFVEDVRRALFASKIVAYSQGFDEIEAGAAEYGWDIDKGALARIWRAGCIIRAAFLDDITRAYEADPSLPLLLAAEPFATRFQECTPALRRIVSQAALAGVPIPVFASSLAYFDQIRATRLPAALIQGQRDFFGSHTYRRIDREGVFHTRWAEPGRPEEQWS
- a CDS encoding transglycosylase domain-containing protein, with protein sequence MATHNGHTDWNDIVGSEGSGASGQGHLPKRRSVRSAPGSRASRKAAAAPSDAKKGPAKKKRRWPKRIGFTILTLILGAFIAGMGVFLYLYNTLAVPAPDDLALAQKTTVYYADGTTEIGTLGDINRQIIDTSTLPDYVSKAIVASEDRTFYTNSGVNLKGIARALINNLRGGARQGGSTLTQQYVERYYIGETTSYSGKLKEAVLAIKINREKSKDEVIGAYMNTIYFGRGAYGIDAAAHAYFGHPAKDLTLSEAAMIAGIIPAPSAWDPAISPEKAKERWERVLGLMVEDGWISQAEANAAVFPETIDPETLNRESMTGTNGYLMAQVRSELIKSGQFDEDKISQGGLRITSTIVKEHQEQAVAAAEGMNEVRGWDPTHQHVALSSLDPATGEILAEYAGADYLARQQNAVTQDIAMAGSAFKPFALLANARLDGSVYDTYSGKSPQYFPGMSVPVSNDGGYSFGNVTLVRATEYSMNTAYVALNLDVGPQRTLEAAVDAGIPEDTLGLNDELLNVLGSASPHNIDLATAYSTIANGGERVNAHIVKKVEDSRGKLLYSGDVTPKRMFDVEEVSSIMPALEAVTGGDGTASNVDRSIPRLTTAGKTGTSSDQLSAQFIGFVPGMVTAVSMYQSDDDGNSVPLDNVGGVNQFHGGDWPVDVWIDYMKPATANLKDTDFTWKVSSSRRAQNNGPTSAPTATSEAPQSSAEPTPEPTPTETPSATPTEEPGNGNNGNGNGNNGNPPGNGNNGNGNGNNGNGNGNNGNPPGNGNNGNGNGNNRRG